One stretch of Bombus vancouverensis nearcticus chromosome 16, iyBomVanc1_principal, whole genome shotgun sequence DNA includes these proteins:
- the Max gene encoding MYC associated factor X isoform X1: MSDDDRDIDIESDEGDDSDSRQRHSNNAQYYSQEGDDSDSKQRHSNNTQYYSQEGDDSDSRQRHSNNTQYYSQAEKRAHHNALERKRRDHIKDSFSSLRDSVPALQGEKVASRAQILKKAAEYIQFMRRKNSSHQQDIDDLKRQNSLLESQIRALEKAKITGNFAAETCEVTKSEGVPMPGYNDTESESSDSETSRTVRQSKKLKVGGLHH, encoded by the exons ATGAGTGACGACGATCGAGACATCGACATTGAAAGCGAT GAAGGTGACGATTCCGATTCCAGGCAGAGGCATTCAAACAATGCGCAATATTATTCTCAA GAAGGTGACGATTCCGATTCTAAGCAGAGGCATTCAAACAATACCCAATATTATTCTCAA GAAGGTGACGATTCCGATTCTAGGCAGAGGCATTCAAACAATACCCAATATTATTCTCAA GCAGAAAAACGGGCACATCATAATGCGCTGGAACGGAAACGTCGGGATCACATTAAGGATAGCTTCTCCAGTCTTAGAGACTCTGTACCTGCGTTGCAAGGAGAAAAGGTTGCAAGTAGGGCACAAATACTGAAGAAAGCTGCTGAGTATATACAGTTTATGCGACGCAAGAATTCCTCTCATCAACAGGATATTGATGACTTGAAACGCCAGAATAGTCTCTTGGAGTCTCAAA TTAGGGCACTTGAGAAAGCAAAGATAACAGGCAATTTCGCTGCTGAAACTTGTGAAGTCACAAAGTCAGAAGGTGTACCAATGCCTGGATACAATGACACAGAGTCTGAATCATCAGATAGTGAAACTAGCAGGACAGTTCGCCAATCAAAAAAACTGAAAGTCGGAGGCCTCCACCATTGA
- the Max gene encoding MYC associated factor X isoform X2, which translates to MSDDDRDIDIESDEGDDSDSRQRHSNNAQYYSQEGDDSDSRQRHSNNTQYYSQAEKRAHHNALERKRRDHIKDSFSSLRDSVPALQGEKVASRAQILKKAAEYIQFMRRKNSSHQQDIDDLKRQNSLLESQIRALEKAKITGNFAAETCEVTKSEGVPMPGYNDTESESSDSETSRTVRQSKKLKVGGLHH; encoded by the exons ATGAGTGACGACGATCGAGACATCGACATTGAAAGCGAT GAAGGTGACGATTCCGATTCCAGGCAGAGGCATTCAAACAATGCGCAATATTATTCTCAA GAAGGTGACGATTCCGATTCTAGGCAGAGGCATTCAAACAATACCCAATATTATTCTCAA GCAGAAAAACGGGCACATCATAATGCGCTGGAACGGAAACGTCGGGATCACATTAAGGATAGCTTCTCCAGTCTTAGAGACTCTGTACCTGCGTTGCAAGGAGAAAAGGTTGCAAGTAGGGCACAAATACTGAAGAAAGCTGCTGAGTATATACAGTTTATGCGACGCAAGAATTCCTCTCATCAACAGGATATTGATGACTTGAAACGCCAGAATAGTCTCTTGGAGTCTCAAA TTAGGGCACTTGAGAAAGCAAAGATAACAGGCAATTTCGCTGCTGAAACTTGTGAAGTCACAAAGTCAGAAGGTGTACCAATGCCTGGATACAATGACACAGAGTCTGAATCATCAGATAGTGAAACTAGCAGGACAGTTCGCCAATCAAAAAAACTGAAAGTCGGAGGCCTCCACCATTGA
- the Max gene encoding MYC associated factor X isoform X3 has product MSDDDRDIDIESDEGDDSDSRQRHSNNTQYYSQAEKRAHHNALERKRRDHIKDSFSSLRDSVPALQGEKVASRAQILKKAAEYIQFMRRKNSSHQQDIDDLKRQNSLLESQIRALEKAKITGNFAAETCEVTKSEGVPMPGYNDTESESSDSETSRTVRQSKKLKVGGLHH; this is encoded by the exons ATGAGTGACGATGATCGAGACATCGACATTGAGAGCGAT GAAGGTGACGATTCCGATTCTAGGCAGAGGCATTCAAACAATACCCAATATTATTCTCAA GCAGAAAAACGGGCACATCATAATGCGCTGGAACGGAAACGTCGGGATCACATTAAGGATAGCTTCTCCAGTCTTAGAGACTCTGTACCTGCGTTGCAAGGAGAAAAGGTTGCAAGTAGGGCACAAATACTGAAGAAAGCTGCTGAGTATATACAGTTTATGCGACGCAAGAATTCCTCTCATCAACAGGATATTGATGACTTGAAACGCCAGAATAGTCTCTTGGAGTCTCAAA TTAGGGCACTTGAGAAAGCAAAGATAACAGGCAATTTCGCTGCTGAAACTTGTGAAGTCACAAAGTCAGAAGGTGTACCAATGCCTGGATACAATGACACAGAGTCTGAATCATCAGATAGTGAAACTAGCAGGACAGTTCGCCAATCAAAAAAACTGAAAGTCGGAGGCCTCCACCATTGA
- the MED26 gene encoding mediator complex subunit 26 isoform X1, with product MQRYCTELTDRLLKSLDKEYNVIDMGAVVDVITALEKTTITKEVLESTRLGKYINELRRKTNNDALAKRAKDLVRRWRDMVLPSAHSTPQPTPADTAPPALNGAKPHSPALRCFKPQSPALRSIMRSQSPLLRETLALRVLSPVLSVNCDHLHSPNASSNKQSITVTSNHRTSSDVPPTLGSSSQHHSMEAVPRTHSSNKRLRKDDPKDQHNFQPHDSVSITESETFVKKQRLNGENVCGNSNMQVPSPTFRERISDHFTESSTKPDESGPKKRGRKKGSKSTKKQPVLEDCVKEKLASISRNPKLKTTQELLADLRARGTNSSINSSALPSQSVESSGMEDILRSSNEQVSKFLRGPQNNLSHRNTVSEASPESRLKPTENCLDVPSKCEESGVVYKEKSVTNVQNNQLEQYQDLTVEEILAKLPPIDPSSIDWSECETKSTEDQNSTEYPPRQITAEDIERLHTQCVEGLNGNFQPKLSFLTSTCNEKPEVKEDVSEISSANNVYSQPDEEFREWHQMLARPSFNGQVLHILPYVIID from the exons ATGCAGAGATATTGCACCGAGCTCACCGATAGATTGTTGAAATCACTTGATAAGGAATACAAT GTCATCGACATGGGAGCTGTTGTGGATGTCATTACGGCCCTGGAAAAGACGACGATCACTAAAGAAGTGCTTGAG AGTACAAGACTTGGAAAATACATTAATGAACTTAGACGAAAAACAAACAATGATGCCTTGGCAAAGCGTGCAAAGGATTTGGTACGAAGATGGCGTGATATGGTTTTACCTTCTGCTCATTCTACTCCACAGCCTACACCAGCAGACACAGCACCACCTGCTCTTAATGGAGCAAAACCACATAGCCCTGCACTAAGATGTTTTAAACCACAAAGTCCGGCATTAAGAAGTATAATGCGGTCTCAAAGTCCATTGTTAAGGGAAACGCTTGCACTCAGA GTGCTTAGTCCAGTTCTATCTGTGAATTGCGATCATTTACATTCTCCTAATGCGTCATCAAATAAGCAGTCAATTACAGTAACCAGCAACCACAGAACAAGTTCTGATGTGCCACCGACGCTTGGTTCTTCGAGCCAACATCATTCGATGGAAGCAGTGCCACGAACTCACAGTTCAAACAAACGTCTTCGAAAAGATGATCCCAAGGACCAACATAATTTTCAACCTCATGATTCAGTCTCAATCACCGAAAGTGAAACCTTTGTTAAAAAACAACGTCTAAATGGCGAAAATGTGTGTGGTAATTCAAATATGCAAGTGCCTAGCCCCACATTTAGAGAAAGAATCTCTGATCATTTTACGGAGTCTTCCACTAAACCTGATGAATCAGGGCCAAAGAAACGTGGTAGAAAGAAAGGCAGTAAATCTACGAAGAAGCAACCGGTTTTAGAAGATTGTGTAAAGGAAAAACTAGCTAGTATCTCAAGGAATCCTAAATTAAAGACAACACAAGAATTGCTGGCTGATCTACGGGCACGCGGCACCAATTCTAGCATTAATTCAAGTGCTCTACCTAGTCAAAGTGTAGAATCATCCGGCATGGAAGATATTCTGAGGAGTAGCAATGAACAAGTATCAAAGTTCCTTCGTGGTCCTCAGAATAATTTGTCCCATAGAAATACAGTTTCTGAAGCCTCACCAGAAAGTCGGTTAAAGCCCACAGAAAACTGTCTCGATGTACCATCTAAGTGTGAAGAATCAGGTGTAGTGTACAAAGAAAAATCAGTTACGAATGTTCAAAATAATCAACTAGAACAATATCAAGATTTAACGGTTGAAGAAATATTGGCCAAGTTACCACCAATAGATCCGAGTTCAATAGATTGGAGTGAGTGTGAAACTAAATCAACAGAAGATCAAAATAGTACTGAGTATCCACCTAGACAAATTACTGCAGAGGATATAGAAAGGTTACATACACAATGTGTTGAAGGACTGAATGGAAACTTCCAACCAAAATTATcgtttttaacttcgacttgtAATGAAAAACCAGAGGTAAAGGAAGATGTGTCAGAAATCAGTAGTGCGAACAATGTGTATAGCCAACCTGATGAAGAATTTCGGGAATGGCATCAGATGCTAGCAAGGCCCAGTTTTAATGGCCAGGTTCTCCACATATTGCCTTATGTTATAATTGATTAG
- the MED26 gene encoding mediator complex subunit 26 isoform X2 — protein MGAVVDVITALEKTTITKEVLESTRLGKYINELRRKTNNDALAKRAKDLVRRWRDMVLPSAHSTPQPTPADTAPPALNGAKPHSPALRCFKPQSPALRSIMRSQSPLLRETLALRVLSPVLSVNCDHLHSPNASSNKQSITVTSNHRTSSDVPPTLGSSSQHHSMEAVPRTHSSNKRLRKDDPKDQHNFQPHDSVSITESETFVKKQRLNGENVCGNSNMQVPSPTFRERISDHFTESSTKPDESGPKKRGRKKGSKSTKKQPVLEDCVKEKLASISRNPKLKTTQELLADLRARGTNSSINSSALPSQSVESSGMEDILRSSNEQVSKFLRGPQNNLSHRNTVSEASPESRLKPTENCLDVPSKCEESGVVYKEKSVTNVQNNQLEQYQDLTVEEILAKLPPIDPSSIDWSECETKSTEDQNSTEYPPRQITAEDIERLHTQCVEGLNGNFQPKLSFLTSTCNEKPEVKEDVSEISSANNVYSQPDEEFREWHQMLARPSFNGQVLHILPYVIID, from the exons ATGGGAGCTGTTGTGGATGTCATTACGGCCCTGGAAAAGACGACGATCACTAAAGAAGTGCTTGAG AGTACAAGACTTGGAAAATACATTAATGAACTTAGACGAAAAACAAACAATGATGCCTTGGCAAAGCGTGCAAAGGATTTGGTACGAAGATGGCGTGATATGGTTTTACCTTCTGCTCATTCTACTCCACAGCCTACACCAGCAGACACAGCACCACCTGCTCTTAATGGAGCAAAACCACATAGCCCTGCACTAAGATGTTTTAAACCACAAAGTCCGGCATTAAGAAGTATAATGCGGTCTCAAAGTCCATTGTTAAGGGAAACGCTTGCACTCAGA GTGCTTAGTCCAGTTCTATCTGTGAATTGCGATCATTTACATTCTCCTAATGCGTCATCAAATAAGCAGTCAATTACAGTAACCAGCAACCACAGAACAAGTTCTGATGTGCCACCGACGCTTGGTTCTTCGAGCCAACATCATTCGATGGAAGCAGTGCCACGAACTCACAGTTCAAACAAACGTCTTCGAAAAGATGATCCCAAGGACCAACATAATTTTCAACCTCATGATTCAGTCTCAATCACCGAAAGTGAAACCTTTGTTAAAAAACAACGTCTAAATGGCGAAAATGTGTGTGGTAATTCAAATATGCAAGTGCCTAGCCCCACATTTAGAGAAAGAATCTCTGATCATTTTACGGAGTCTTCCACTAAACCTGATGAATCAGGGCCAAAGAAACGTGGTAGAAAGAAAGGCAGTAAATCTACGAAGAAGCAACCGGTTTTAGAAGATTGTGTAAAGGAAAAACTAGCTAGTATCTCAAGGAATCCTAAATTAAAGACAACACAAGAATTGCTGGCTGATCTACGGGCACGCGGCACCAATTCTAGCATTAATTCAAGTGCTCTACCTAGTCAAAGTGTAGAATCATCCGGCATGGAAGATATTCTGAGGAGTAGCAATGAACAAGTATCAAAGTTCCTTCGTGGTCCTCAGAATAATTTGTCCCATAGAAATACAGTTTCTGAAGCCTCACCAGAAAGTCGGTTAAAGCCCACAGAAAACTGTCTCGATGTACCATCTAAGTGTGAAGAATCAGGTGTAGTGTACAAAGAAAAATCAGTTACGAATGTTCAAAATAATCAACTAGAACAATATCAAGATTTAACGGTTGAAGAAATATTGGCCAAGTTACCACCAATAGATCCGAGTTCAATAGATTGGAGTGAGTGTGAAACTAAATCAACAGAAGATCAAAATAGTACTGAGTATCCACCTAGACAAATTACTGCAGAGGATATAGAAAGGTTACATACACAATGTGTTGAAGGACTGAATGGAAACTTCCAACCAAAATTATcgtttttaacttcgacttgtAATGAAAAACCAGAGGTAAAGGAAGATGTGTCAGAAATCAGTAGTGCGAACAATGTGTATAGCCAACCTGATGAAGAATTTCGGGAATGGCATCAGATGCTAGCAAGGCCCAGTTTTAATGGCCAGGTTCTCCACATATTGCCTTATGTTATAATTGATTAG